Proteins co-encoded in one Cytobacillus sp. NJ13 genomic window:
- a CDS encoding carbon-phosphorus lyase complex subunit PhnI — protein MGYVAVKGGTLAIEESIKRLKYERLHKEQVLETRQIEGGMRGLIDQVMSESSLYDEKLAALAIKQAEGNPEEAVFLLRAYRSTLPRKHSSQIIETGQMKVERRISASFKDIPGGQILGATTDYTHRLLDFNLMKETEESVSEWLSNYALEHRANEMLQDAPELALPKVLDYLRKEGLIPPLENNDAEPDDVTRESLEFPSSRSQRLQILTRGETGAVTSLAYAVIRGYGALHPTVGELRVGSLPINVEHPNEAGSDEDEYYIGEIKTTEAEMLMPFMIEKAKGKKELEFEIGYGLCFGQNETKAIAMGILDNCLEHPDNSFPSHNEEFVLLHIDSVESTGFISHLKMPHYVTFQSKLDSVRKTKAKAEEREEVQAYE, from the coding sequence ATGGGTTATGTAGCAGTGAAAGGCGGAACACTCGCCATTGAAGAGTCGATTAAACGCTTGAAATATGAAAGACTTCACAAGGAACAAGTGCTTGAAACACGGCAAATTGAAGGCGGGATGAGAGGCTTAATCGATCAGGTGATGTCAGAGAGCAGTCTTTATGATGAAAAGCTTGCCGCATTAGCGATTAAGCAGGCTGAAGGAAATCCGGAAGAAGCGGTATTCCTGCTTCGTGCATACCGCTCAACACTCCCGAGAAAGCACTCTTCTCAAATCATTGAAACCGGGCAGATGAAGGTGGAACGCCGGATTTCAGCCAGCTTCAAGGATATTCCCGGCGGGCAAATCCTTGGTGCAACAACTGATTATACCCACCGCCTCCTGGATTTCAATCTTATGAAGGAAACGGAAGAGTCAGTTAGCGAATGGCTGTCAAATTATGCTTTGGAACATAGAGCAAATGAAATGCTGCAGGATGCACCTGAACTTGCACTGCCAAAAGTGCTGGATTATTTGAGAAAAGAAGGACTCATTCCTCCTCTTGAAAACAATGATGCTGAGCCTGATGATGTGACAAGGGAAAGCCTTGAGTTCCCATCAAGCCGAAGTCAGCGCCTGCAAATTCTGACAAGAGGAGAGACAGGAGCGGTTACTTCACTCGCCTATGCGGTCATCCGGGGATATGGTGCTCTCCATCCAACTGTCGGGGAGCTGAGAGTTGGAAGCCTTCCAATAAATGTTGAGCATCCGAATGAAGCTGGCAGTGATGAAGATGAATATTACATTGGTGAGATTAAAACAACAGAAGCGGAAATGCTGATGCCATTCATGATAGAAAAGGCAAAAGGAAAAAAGGAATTGGAGTTTGAAATCGGATACGGATTGTGTTTCGGCCAGAACGAGACAAAAGCCATTGCCATGGGCATTCTCGATAATTGCCTGGAGCATCCTGATAATAGCTTCCCCAGTCATAATGAAGAATTTGTCCTCCTTCATATAGATTCGGTGGAGTCAACTGGCTTTATATCACACTTGAAGATGCCGCATTATGTAACGTTCCAGTCGAAGCTTGACAGTGTGAGAAAGACAAAAGCGAAAGCAGAAGAACGGGAAGAGGTGCAAGCATATGAATAA
- a CDS encoding alpha-D-ribose 1-methylphosphonate 5-phosphate C-P-lyase PhnJ yields the protein MNNAYNFAFFDEGSKREIRRATLKAIAIPGYQVPFASREMPIGRGWGTGGLQLTLSLIGKEDVLKVIDQGSDESVNAVSIKKLVKDTTDVQITDYTSQATIIQSRHRIPEVPLRTDQILVLQVPLPEPLRYFEPSEHETKKLHAEKEYSGAWLMLFEQIMKYGSMTTGADHPVMVHGRYVMAPSPIPRFDNPKMDENEALILLGAGREKKIYAVPPFTRIVSLDFEDYPFEGESFDGKCCRLCGSEGVFLDELIDEATGETFYQCNDTSYCCEILNEAEKAGVN from the coding sequence ATGAATAACGCCTATAACTTTGCATTCTTTGACGAAGGTTCGAAGCGGGAGATTAGAAGAGCCACATTAAAAGCGATTGCGATCCCGGGTTATCAGGTTCCGTTTGCTTCGAGGGAAATGCCGATCGGAAGAGGCTGGGGGACAGGCGGCCTGCAGCTGACACTTTCGCTCATTGGGAAAGAAGATGTATTGAAGGTAATCGATCAGGGATCAGATGAATCTGTCAATGCAGTCAGCATCAAAAAGCTTGTAAAGGATACAACTGATGTCCAAATAACGGACTATACCTCTCAGGCAACCATCATCCAATCCCGTCACAGAATTCCTGAGGTGCCGCTGAGAACAGACCAAATCCTTGTTTTGCAGGTGCCGCTTCCTGAACCGCTCCGTTATTTTGAACCAAGCGAGCATGAAACGAAAAAGCTTCATGCGGAAAAAGAATACAGCGGTGCCTGGCTCATGCTCTTTGAACAGATCATGAAATACGGAAGCATGACAACAGGGGCAGATCATCCGGTCATGGTTCACGGACGCTATGTAATGGCACCAAGCCCAATCCCGCGCTTTGATAATCCGAAAATGGATGAAAACGAAGCACTCATATTATTGGGAGCAGGGCGCGAAAAGAAGATATATGCAGTTCCGCCATTTACGAGAATCGTTTCACTTGATTTTGAAGATTATCCGTTTGAAGGGGAAAGTTTTGATGGAAAATGCTGCAGATTGTGCGGCTCTGAGGGAGTGTTCCTTGACGAACTGATCGATGAGGCAACGGGAGAGACGTTTTATCAATGCAATGATACAAGCTATTGCTGTGAAATATTAAACGAAGCTGAAAAGGCAGGAGTGAATTAA